A section of the Pseudomonas prosekii genome encodes:
- the phnX gene encoding phosphonoacetaldehyde hydrolase → MNYNNPSKLQAAILDWAGTVVDFGSFAPTQIFVEAFAEFDVQVSIEEARGPMGMGKWDHIRTLCDQPQVAERYRMAFGRTPTDDDVTAIYQRFMPLQIEKIAEHSALIPGALETIAALREQGIKIGSCSGYPKQVMDKVVELAATNGYVADHVVATDEVPNGRPWPAQALANVIALGIDDVGACVKIDDTVPGILEGRRAGMWTVALICSGNALGLDYNGYKALGSEELASERKRIHALFESSRPHYMIDTITDLPEVIADINKRLANGEMPQSF, encoded by the coding sequence ATGAATTACAACAACCCAAGCAAACTCCAGGCGGCCATTCTCGATTGGGCTGGCACCGTGGTCGATTTCGGTTCGTTCGCGCCGACGCAGATTTTTGTCGAGGCGTTCGCCGAATTTGACGTGCAGGTTTCCATCGAAGAAGCCCGTGGACCGATGGGCATGGGCAAGTGGGACCACATCCGCACGCTGTGCGATCAGCCGCAAGTCGCCGAGCGTTATCGCATGGCTTTCGGACGCACGCCGACCGACGATGACGTCACCGCGATTTATCAACGGTTCATGCCGTTGCAGATCGAGAAAATCGCCGAGCACTCGGCACTGATCCCCGGCGCTCTGGAAACCATCGCCGCGCTGCGCGAACAAGGGATCAAGATCGGTTCGTGCTCCGGTTATCCGAAACAGGTCATGGACAAAGTCGTCGAACTGGCCGCCACCAACGGCTACGTCGCCGACCACGTAGTCGCCACCGACGAAGTGCCAAACGGTCGCCCATGGCCAGCGCAGGCATTGGCCAACGTGATCGCGCTGGGAATCGACGACGTCGGCGCCTGCGTGAAAATCGATGACACCGTGCCGGGCATTCTTGAGGGTCGCCGCGCCGGCATGTGGACCGTGGCGTTGATCTGCTCCGGCAACGCGCTGGGGCTGGACTACAACGGTTATAAAGCGCTCGGCAGTGAAGAACTGGCCAGCGAACGCAAACGGATTCACGCGTTGTTCGAAAGTTCGCGCCCGCATTACATGATCGACACCATTACCGACTTGCCGGAAGTCATCGCGGATATCAATAAGCGTTTGGCCAATGGTGAAATGCCACAAAGTTTCTGA
- a CDS encoding 1-aminocyclopropane-1-carboxylate deaminase/D-cysteine desulfhydrase → MFLPPSDWQAIAPLETLHLDWLTRAGVDVAILRLDQIDPLISGNKWFKLTEHLNAADLAGAEGIISLGGAHSNHLHALAAAGQRFGFKTVGLLRGHAQDTPTVIDLREFGMQLHWLGYGGYRARHEPGFWLPWQTQYPTLHAVPEGGGGLLGALGCRQLKSQVQQQLSGLGWRDHDGWWLACGTGTTLAGLVLAEAGEHPVYGALAVPDDHGVAQQVEAIVREAGLAESRYELVDASRGGFAKVDPLLLAFIQQTEQQSGIALEPLYTGKALLALKQHIESGRFAPGSRLIFIHTGGLQGRRGFAVA, encoded by the coding sequence ATGTTTCTCCCTCCCAGCGACTGGCAAGCCATCGCTCCCCTCGAAACGCTGCACCTCGACTGGCTGACCCGCGCCGGCGTCGACGTGGCGATCCTGCGTCTCGACCAGATCGACCCGCTGATCAGCGGCAACAAGTGGTTCAAACTCACTGAGCACCTCAATGCGGCTGATCTCGCCGGTGCCGAAGGCATCATCAGCCTCGGCGGCGCGCACTCCAATCATCTGCATGCGCTCGCTGCAGCGGGCCAACGTTTCGGTTTCAAAACCGTCGGTTTGCTGCGCGGGCATGCGCAAGACACGCCGACCGTCATCGATTTGCGCGAGTTCGGCATGCAGCTGCATTGGCTCGGTTACGGCGGCTATCGCGCGCGCCACGAGCCGGGTTTCTGGCTGCCATGGCAGACGCAATACCCGACGCTGCACGCGGTGCCGGAGGGTGGTGGCGGGTTGCTGGGGGCGCTTGGCTGTCGGCAGCTCAAAAGTCAGGTGCAGCAACAATTGAGCGGTCTGGGCTGGCGCGATCACGACGGCTGGTGGCTGGCCTGCGGAACGGGCACCACGCTCGCGGGATTGGTTCTGGCCGAGGCCGGCGAGCATCCGGTTTACGGCGCGCTGGCCGTGCCCGACGATCATGGCGTGGCGCAACAGGTTGAGGCGATTGTGCGCGAGGCGGGGTTGGCTGAGTCGCGGTATGAACTGGTCGACGCCAGTCGTGGAGGTTTTGCCAAGGTTGATCCGCTGTTGCTGGCGTTTATACAACAGACTGAACAGCAAAGCGGCATTGCTCTGGAACCGCTGTACACCGGCAAAGCGTTGCTGGCACTCAAACAACATATTGAATCAGGAAGATTTGCGCCGGGTTCGCGTTTGATCTTTATTCATACTGGCGGTTTGCAGGGGCGTCGTGGATTTGCTGTTGCTTAA
- a CDS encoding NADPH-dependent 2,4-dienoyl-CoA reductase, which yields MAAAHYPHLLAPLDLGFTTLRNRTLMGSMHTGLEEKPGGFERMAAYFAERARGGVGLMVTGGIGPNDEGGVYSGAAKLTTEEEALKHQIVTRAVHEAGGKICMQILHAGRYAYSPKQVAPSAIQAPINPFKPKELDEEGIEKQISDFVTCSALAQKAEYDGVEIMGSEGYFINQFLAAHTNHRTDRWGGSYENRMRLPVEIVRRVREAVGPNFIIIFRLSMLDLVEGGSSWEEIVTLAKAIEQAGASIINTGIGWHEARIPTIATKVPRAAFSKVTAKLRGSVSIPLITTNRINTPEIAEQILAEGDADMVSMARPFLADADFVNKAAAGRADEINTCIGCNQACLDHTFGGKLTSCLVNPRACHETELNYLPVQRIKKIAVVGAGPAGLAAATVAAERGHQVTLFDSASEIGGQFNIAKRVPGKEEFFETLRYFNRKLQTTHVEVCLNTRVDVAQLVAGGFDEIILATGIAPRTPAIPGVDNAKVLSYLDVILERKPVGKRVAVIGAGGIGFDVSEFLVHQGVSTSLDRAAFWKEWGIDTHLEARGGVAGIKAQPHAPAREVFLLQRKSSKVGDGLGKTTGWIHRTGLKNKQVQMLNSVEYLKIDDEGLHIRIGETGEPQVLAVDNIVICAGQDPLRELQDGLLAAGQNVHLIGGADVAAELDAKRAINQGSRLAAEL from the coding sequence ATGGCCGCCGCTCATTACCCGCACCTGTTGGCCCCGCTGGACCTGGGTTTTACCACGCTGCGCAACCGCACCCTGATGGGGTCGATGCACACTGGCCTTGAGGAAAAGCCCGGCGGTTTCGAGCGCATGGCGGCGTACTTTGCCGAGCGTGCACGCGGCGGGGTTGGCCTGATGGTCACTGGCGGTATCGGTCCGAATGATGAGGGCGGCGTGTACTCCGGCGCGGCCAAATTGACCACCGAAGAAGAAGCGCTCAAACACCAGATCGTCACCCGCGCGGTGCACGAGGCGGGCGGCAAGATTTGCATGCAGATCCTCCACGCCGGGCGTTACGCCTACAGCCCGAAACAAGTGGCGCCGAGCGCGATTCAGGCGCCGATCAACCCGTTCAAGCCAAAAGAGCTGGACGAGGAAGGCATCGAGAAGCAAATCAGCGATTTCGTCACCTGTTCGGCTCTCGCGCAAAAAGCCGAATACGACGGCGTCGAGATCATGGGTTCCGAAGGTTATTTCATTAACCAGTTCCTCGCGGCCCACACCAACCACCGCACCGACCGCTGGGGCGGCAGCTACGAAAACCGCATGCGCCTGCCGGTGGAAATCGTCCGCCGCGTGCGCGAAGCGGTCGGTCCGAATTTCATCATCATTTTCCGTTTGTCGATGCTCGACTTGGTCGAGGGCGGCAGCTCCTGGGAAGAAATCGTCACCCTCGCCAAAGCCATCGAGCAGGCCGGCGCGTCCATTATCAACACCGGGATTGGCTGGCACGAAGCGCGGATTCCGACCATCGCCACCAAAGTCCCGCGCGCGGCGTTCAGCAAAGTCACGGCGAAACTGCGCGGCTCGGTGAGCATTCCGCTGATCACCACCAACCGCATCAACACTCCGGAAATCGCCGAGCAGATCCTCGCCGAAGGTGACGCGGACATGGTCTCGATGGCGCGGCCATTTCTCGCCGACGCCGATTTCGTCAATAAGGCTGCGGCCGGTCGCGCTGATGAAATCAATACGTGCATTGGCTGCAATCAGGCGTGCCTCGACCACACCTTCGGCGGCAAATTGACCAGTTGCCTGGTCAACCCGCGCGCCTGCCATGAAACCGAACTCAATTACCTGCCCGTGCAACGAATCAAGAAAATCGCCGTGGTCGGCGCCGGGCCTGCGGGTCTGGCCGCTGCCACCGTGGCTGCCGAGCGCGGGCATCAGGTGACCTTGTTCGATTCGGCCAGCGAAATCGGCGGCCAGTTCAACATCGCCAAACGCGTGCCGGGCAAGGAAGAGTTCTTCGAAACCCTGCGTTATTTCAACCGCAAGTTGCAGACCACCCACGTCGAGGTCTGCCTGAATACTCGCGTCGACGTCGCACAACTGGTCGCCGGCGGCTTTGACGAGATCATCCTGGCCACCGGCATTGCGCCACGCACGCCGGCGATTCCGGGCGTCGACAATGCCAAAGTGCTGAGCTATCTCGACGTGATCCTCGAGCGCAAACCGGTGGGCAAACGCGTGGCGGTGATTGGCGCCGGCGGCATCGGTTTCGACGTCTCGGAATTTCTTGTGCATCAAGGCGTGTCGACCAGCCTCGACCGCGCCGCGTTCTGGAAAGAGTGGGGCATCGACACGCACCTTGAAGCGCGTGGCGGCGTCGCCGGGATCAAGGCTCAACCGCATGCGCCGGCCCGCGAGGTGTTCCTGCTGCAACGCAAGAGCTCCAAGGTCGGCGATGGCCTGGGCAAAACCACCGGCTGGATTCACCGCACCGGGTTGAAGAACAAACAGGTGCAAATGCTCAACAGCGTCGAATACCTGAAAATCGACGATGAAGGCTTGCACATTCGCATCGGCGAAACTGGCGAGCCGCAGGTGCTGGCGGTCGACAACATCGTGATTTGCGCCGGGCAGGACCCGTTGCGTGAGTTGCAGGACGGTTTGCTCGCGGCCGGGCAGAATGTGCACTTGATCGGCGGCGCAGACGTGGCAGCCGAGCTCGACGCCAAACGTGCGATCAACCAGGGTTCGCGTTTGGCCGCCGAACTCTAA
- a CDS encoding carbon-nitrogen hydrolase family protein — MRKLLYLTFSMALIAALTTYAMWAADRPVGHYLSDLRINLAVDQGTPADRGNLLGIQPELFPTDYQSPERLRRKLGAYLHKAQEQGLLSEKTVVVLPEHVGTWLMISGEKDELYQAGTLKEAMNWLAASNPLQFARALLRAKGASRLDDAHLRMKAKSMAKDYQALFGGLAKEFNVTLVAGTIVLPEPSVRDGELKIGHGALFNSTVVFGRDGLPIGQPQRQMHPIFTDQDTLAANTEHTISVVDTPAGRLGVLIGSDSWYPDNYRKLDEQNVQLVAVPAFVVGHGAWDKPWRGYKGLSTPSSVSLKAGELSEGQAWHRLTLIAQPPSSQAIAGVSVFMRGQFWDKASAGQSFLSSNGQHAADGDQRGARLLNLWF, encoded by the coding sequence ATGCGCAAACTTCTCTACCTGACCTTTTCCATGGCGTTGATCGCCGCCCTGACGACCTACGCGATGTGGGCCGCGGACCGTCCGGTGGGGCATTATTTGTCCGACCTGCGCATCAATCTGGCGGTCGATCAAGGCACGCCGGCCGATCGCGGCAACTTGCTCGGCATCCAGCCCGAACTGTTCCCGACTGATTACCAAAGCCCCGAACGCCTGCGGCGCAAGCTCGGCGCCTATCTGCACAAGGCCCAGGAACAAGGCCTGCTCAGCGAGAAAACCGTCGTCGTGCTGCCGGAGCATGTGGGCACATGGCTGATGATCAGCGGCGAAAAAGACGAGCTGTATCAGGCCGGCACCCTCAAGGAAGCGATGAACTGGCTGGCGGCGAGCAATCCACTGCAGTTCGCGCGCGCGCTGCTGCGTGCCAAGGGCGCCAGCCGTCTCGATGACGCGCATCTGCGCATGAAAGCCAAAAGCATGGCCAAGGATTACCAGGCGTTGTTTGGTGGCCTGGCGAAAGAATTCAACGTGACACTGGTGGCCGGCACCATCGTGCTGCCGGAGCCAAGTGTGCGCGACGGCGAGCTGAAAATCGGCCACGGCGCGCTATTCAACAGCACCGTGGTGTTCGGTCGCGACGGTTTGCCGATCGGCCAGCCGCAGCGGCAGATGCACCCGATCTTCACCGATCAGGACACCCTCGCCGCCAACACCGAGCACACCATCAGCGTCGTCGACACACCGGCCGGGCGCCTTGGCGTGTTGATCGGCAGCGACAGTTGGTATCCGGACAATTACCGCAAGCTCGACGAACAGAACGTGCAACTGGTGGCAGTCCCGGCCTTCGTGGTCGGCCACGGCGCGTGGGACAAACCGTGGCGCGGCTATAAAGGTCTGTCGACGCCGAGTTCGGTCAGCCTCAAGGCCGGCGAGCTCAGTGAAGGCCAGGCCTGGCATCGTTTGACCCTGATCGCGCAGCCGCCGAGCAGTCAGGCGATTGCCGGGGTCAGTGTGTTCATGCGCGGGCAATTCTGGGACAAGGCCAGCGCCGGGCAGAGTTTCCTCAGCAGCAATGGCCAGCACGCCGCTGACGGCGATCAGCGTGGCGCGCGTTTGTTGAACCTGTGGTTTTAA
- a CDS encoding AraC family transcriptional regulator, with protein MKPLPMRLGDLSVGFVNSLADAVRSHGADPQPLLDQYGLDAARLGEAGARLSIPRYMRLGHGAIQLTADPALGLRMGQLSRLSQAGLAGVTAAQAPTVREAARCLIRFEALYGSNYRGQSSFHEDPRGAWLRFYSINPYNAYNRFVVDSIISGWLRQLSSVSATALPAERIDIEFEAPQYREAYSVLGDCPIQFGAEHNQLRLSLTSLAQRNPEHCPSTWRHLLQLCERELEQLTRTRSLRERIIQLLGPLLNGGREPDLEEVAARLKLPTWTLRRKLAEEGTQFRAILNDTRRDLAMTYIRDTELAFGEIAYLLGFASAEAFQRAFKRWNGQTPGEFRRSHRQTA; from the coding sequence ATGAAACCGCTGCCGATGCGCCTCGGGGATCTGTCGGTCGGCTTCGTTAACAGCCTGGCCGATGCGGTGCGCAGTCACGGCGCCGATCCACAGCCGTTGCTCGACCAATACGGCCTGGACGCGGCCCGCCTCGGTGAGGCCGGTGCGCGGTTGTCGATTCCGCGGTACATGCGCCTTGGCCACGGCGCGATCCAGCTGACCGCCGACCCAGCACTGGGTTTGCGCATGGGCCAGTTGAGTCGGTTGAGCCAGGCCGGCCTCGCCGGGGTCACCGCCGCGCAGGCACCGACGGTTCGCGAGGCGGCGCGTTGCCTGATTCGCTTCGAAGCGTTGTACGGCTCCAACTATCGCGGCCAATCGAGCTTTCACGAAGACCCACGCGGCGCCTGGTTGCGGTTTTATTCGATCAATCCCTACAACGCCTACAACCGCTTCGTCGTCGATTCGATCATTTCCGGCTGGTTGCGGCAGTTGTCCAGCGTCAGCGCTACCGCGTTGCCAGCCGAACGCATCGACATCGAATTTGAAGCACCGCAGTATCGCGAGGCTTACAGCGTATTGGGCGATTGCCCGATCCAGTTCGGCGCCGAGCACAATCAACTGCGCCTGAGCCTGACCAGCCTCGCCCAGCGCAACCCGGAGCATTGCCCGAGCACTTGGCGGCACCTGCTGCAATTATGTGAACGCGAGCTGGAACAACTGACGCGCACCCGCAGCCTGCGTGAACGGATCATTCAGCTGTTGGGGCCGTTGCTCAACGGTGGCCGGGAACCCGACCTGGAAGAAGTGGCGGCACGCCTGAAGCTGCCAACCTGGACCTTGCGTCGCAAACTCGCCGAGGAAGGCACGCAATTTCGTGCAATTCTCAACGACACTCGCCGCGACCTGGCCATGACGTACATTCGCGACACCGAACTGGCGTTCGGCGAAATCGCCTATCTGCTGGGCTTTGCCTCAGCCGAAGCTTTTCAACGGGCCTTCAAACGCTGGAACGGCCAGACGCCCGGCGAATTTCGCCGAAGTCATCGCCAAACCGCGTGA
- a CDS encoding DUF2242 domain-containing protein, with the protein MFRSIPMRVVGLALVLAVAAGCSSKKAAIYEHENFDDSGTFSRNYPVTDVQTCEAARRALLSQGYIITSNDPKLISGHKSFQQTGETHMEISFSVVCADDGSEGHHATMFANALQDRYALKKTNNSASLGVGVLGSVSMPIGSSDDSMVKVASETVSSAKFYERFFTLVELFLPAEAKKAAHIVEKPKTDLGVPETKPAPAAPAALAPAPAAGTPAAATPAAAPTPAAAPAAEPAAAPAAEPAAVDFAPGASEPVAPPAESAPITPAQTTEPAPATETNTTPSHPDNMPAPSEPIPAMPSSGQ; encoded by the coding sequence ATGTTCAGATCAATTCCCATGCGTGTTGTCGGGTTGGCTTTAGTGCTGGCCGTTGCTGCCGGTTGTTCGTCGAAAAAAGCCGCCATCTATGAGCATGAGAACTTCGACGATTCCGGAACGTTTTCGCGCAATTACCCAGTGACCGATGTGCAGACCTGCGAAGCCGCGCGTCGCGCGTTGCTCAGCCAGGGTTACATCATCACCAGCAACGATCCGAAACTGATCAGCGGCCATAAAAGCTTCCAGCAAACCGGCGAGACGCACATGGAGATCAGCTTCAGTGTGGTGTGCGCCGATGATGGTTCCGAAGGGCACCACGCGACCATGTTCGCCAACGCCTTGCAGGACCGTTATGCGTTGAAGAAGACCAACAACTCCGCCAGTCTCGGCGTCGGTGTGTTGGGCTCGGTGTCGATGCCGATCGGCTCGTCTGACGATTCGATGGTCAAAGTGGCCAGCGAAACCGTGTCGTCGGCCAAGTTCTATGAGCGATTCTTTACCCTGGTCGAGCTGTTCCTGCCGGCAGAAGCGAAGAAAGCCGCGCACATCGTCGAGAAGCCAAAAACCGATCTGGGCGTGCCGGAAACCAAACCTGCGCCAGCCGCACCGGCAGCACTGGCGCCCGCACCAGCGGCAGGCACACCGGCCGCAGCAACCCCAGCAGCCGCGCCGACACCGGCCGCAGCACCTGCCGCAGAGCCGGCAGCCGCGCCAGCCGCCGAACCCGCCGCAGTCGACTTCGCGCCTGGGGCCTCGGAGCCCGTCGCGCCGCCCGCGGAATCTGCACCGATCACCCCGGCACAAACCACCGAACCGGCGCCCGCCACGGAAACCAACACCACGCCGTCGCACCCGGACAACATGCCCGCACCGAGCGAGCCGATTCCGGCGATGCCATCCTCGGGCCAGTAA